Proteins co-encoded in one Epinephelus moara isolate mb chromosome 13, YSFRI_EMoa_1.0, whole genome shotgun sequence genomic window:
- the LOC126399515 gene encoding gap junction gamma-1 protein-like, protein MSWSFLTRLLEEIHNHSTFVGKIWLTVLIVFRIVLTAVGGESIYYDEQSKFVCNSGQPGCENVCYDAFAPLSHVRFWVFQIILVATPSLMYLGYAVNKIARAEEQAEGGGVSRFSRRKPKKPYLAGRKQHRGIEEAEDDQEEDPMIYEMAEVESDGGGAAKGSSGDEKAKGKVRHDGRQRIKEDGLMRIYVFQLLIRSVLEVAFLCGQYALYGFAVPATYVCSDLPCPHSVDCFVSRPTEKTIFLLIMYTVSVLCLALNIWEMLHLGIGTICEIVRSRRVQLPDEELYGLTRAQGALNEGGLNGEDYSSYPFSWSAPSAPPGYNIAIKPLLVSTGHHDQPLPITDLTNAKMACRQNHVNIVQEERQQYTSNDENQCRAGMGDASRGVHKDIRQPQNKLEADNPAYSQPQSHSNNHSKPHRERKHRQASKHTSSKTEADRGSSTSSSSKYGVIKGSEWI, encoded by the coding sequence ATGAGTTGGAGTTTCTTGACTCGCCTGCTGGAAGAAATCCACAACCATTCTACGTTCGTGGGCAAGATCTGGCTCACCGTCCTCATCGTTTTCCGCATCGTGCTGACAGCCGTCGGAGGGGAGTCCATCTACTACGATGAGCAGAGCAAGTTTGTCTGCAACTCAGGCCAGCCAGGCTGTGAGAACGTCTGCTACGACGCCTTCGCTCCGCTCTCGCACGTCCGCTTCTGGGTTTTCCAGATCATCCTGGTGGCCACGCCCTCGCTCATGTACCTGGGGTACGCTGTCAACAAAATAGCTCGGGCAGAAGAGCAGGCAGAGGGCGGGGGAGTGAGTAGATTTTCGCGGAGGAAACCCAAGAAGCCCTATCTTGCAGGCAGAAAGCAGCACAGGGGCATAGAAGAGGCTGAGGACGACCAAGAGGAAGACCCAATGATCTATGAGATGGCCGAGGTAGAGAGTGATGGTGGTGGAGCAGCGAAAGGAAGCAGTGGTGATGAAAAAGCAAAGGGCAAAGTGCGTCATGATGGGCGCCAGCGTATCAAAGAGGATGGACTGATGCGTATTTACGTCTTTCAGCTCTTGATCCGCTCTGTGCTGGAGGTGGCGTTCTTATGTGGACAGTACGCCCTGTATGGATTTGCTGTGCCTGCCACCTACGTGTGCTCAGACCTGCCCTGCCCTCACAGTGTGGACTGCTTTGTGTCACGGCCCACGGAGAAAACGATCTTCCTCCTCATTATGTACACAGTCTCCGTGCTCTGTCTGGCTCTCAATATATGGGAGATGCTCCACCTGGGCATAGGCACCATCTGTGAGATCGTCCGCTCCCGCCGGGTGCAGCTCCCTGACGAGGAGCTGTATGGGCTCACACGGGCACAAGGAGCTCTTAATGAGGGGGGATTGAACGGAGAGGATTACAGCAGCTACCCTTTTTCTTGGAGCGCACCATCAGCTCCACCTGGGTACAACATCGCCATCAAGCCTCTCCTGGTATCTACAGGACACCACGACCAGCCACTACCCATCACCGATCTCACTAATGCTAAGATGGCATGCCGGCAGAACCACGTGAACATTGTCCAAGAGGAGCGTCAGCAGTACACCAGTAATGATGAAAACCAGTGCAGAGCAGGGATGGGAGATGCCTCCAGAGGTGTTCACAAGGACATCCGACAGCCTCAGAACAAGCTGGAGGCAGACAACCCGGCCTACAGCCAGCCACAGAGCCACAGTAACAACCACAGCAAGCCTCACCGCGAACGTAAACACCGGCAGGCCTCCAAACACACCTCGAGCAAGACGGAGGcagacagaggcagcagcacCAGTAGTAGCAGCAAATACGGAGTCATAAAAGGTTCTGAGTGGATCTGA
- the LOC126399517 gene encoding probable phosphatase phospho1, whose translation MTTPSNLTQAAPQQERFLVLFDFDETIIDESSDDAVLRALPGQRLPDWLRNSYREGHYNEHMQKVLVYMAEQGVSKDSIQSAVENILPTPGLLRLFQYLQSHQQDFELAVVSDANMFFIETWLERAGVRQLFRKIFTNPASFDATGRLELLPFHSHSCSRCPDNMCKQVILQEYLAGREKERGGTPFQRVFYIGDGANDICPSLALGPRDTAFPRRDFPMHRLLLEMQQSQAAKFKANIIPWVSGEDIVDCLKKIMEER comes from the coding sequence ATGACCACTCCATCAAACCTTACCCAAGCAGCGCCACAGCAAGAGCGCTTCCTGGTATTGTTTGACTTTGACGAGACCATCATCGATGAGAGCAGTGACGATGCTGTGTTGCGTGCTCTGCCAGGCCAACGGCTCCCTGACTGGCTGAGAAACAGCTACAGGGAGGGGCACTACAACGAGCACATGCAGAAGGTCTTGGTGTATATGGCGGAGCAGGGTGTGTCTAAGGACTCCATCCAGTCAGCGGTGGAGAATATCCTACCCACACCTGGCCTCCTTAGGCTCTTCCAGTATCTGCAGAGCCACCAGCAGGACTTTGAGCTGGCGGTGGTCTCGGACGCCAACATGTTCTTCATCGAGACATGGCTGGAGCGTGCTGGGGTGCGCCAACTTTTCCGGAAGATCTTCACAAACCCGGCCAGTTTTGATGCAACTGGTCGTCTCGAGCTGCTCCCTTTCCACTCCCACTCATGCTCCCGTTGTCCTGACAATATGTGCAAGCAGGTGATCCTTCAGGAGTATCTGGCGGGCAGAGAAAAGGAGCGTGGCGGTACTCCCTTCCAAAGGGTGTTCTATATCGGAGATGGGGCCAATGATATTTGTCCCTCTCTGGCTCTGGGGCCCCGGGACACAGCCTTCCCCAGGAGGGACTTCCCCATGCACAGACTGCTGCTGGAGATGCAGCAGTCCCAGGCAGCCAAGTTCAAGGCTAACATAATTCCTTGGGTCAGCGGCGAGGACATAGTGGACTGCCTGAAGAAAATAATGGAGGAGAGATGA